A stretch of Phoenix dactylifera cultivar Barhee BC4 chromosome 16, palm_55x_up_171113_PBpolish2nd_filt_p, whole genome shotgun sequence DNA encodes these proteins:
- the LOC103702749 gene encoding sulfite exporter TauE/SafE family protein 3-like produces the protein MGGRLESWGWWVGGMLLLCLSLALESEVVLANRPLASSPHEMGSSSISISTSTSSSSSTNHNKIIEKDHKYILANIFHSLFDNGDSSYTHVWPDMEFGWRVVLGSTIGFLGAALGSIGGVGGGGIFVPMLTLIIGFDPKTSTAISKCMIMGAAGSTVYYNLRLRHPTLELPIIDYDLALLFQPMLMLGISIGVAFNVIFPDWMVTVLLIILFLGTSTKALFKGIETWKKESILKKEAAKLLTSQSNESQKLAYKPLPGAPAANAQVLSSPDDEVPIKENIYWKEFMLLLFVWVAFLAVQIIKTYATTCSIEYWVLNALQVPIALSVTLCEAINLCKGKRTIASRGKQDIRWKMHQLLFYCCCGVLAGIVGGLLGLGGGFILGPLFLEMGVPPQVASATSTFVMTFSSSMSVIQYYLLDRFPVPYAAYFVFLATVAAFTGQHIVRRLIVLLGRASLIIFILALTIFVSAISLGGVGIAHMVEKLERKEHMGFENLCYHSKSLQFKVL, from the exons ATGGGTGGAAGACTGGAGAGCTGGGGGTGGTGGGTAGGAGGAATGTTGCTCCTTTGCTTGAGCCTGGCCTTGGAAAGCGAGGTGGTCTTAGCAAACAGGCCCCTCGCATCCTCACCTCATGAGATGGGAAGTAGTAGTATTAGCATTAGCACCAGCACCAGCAGCAGCAGTAGCACCAACCACAACAAGATTATAGAGAAGGATCATAAATATATCCTTGCCAACATCTTCCATTCCCTGTTCGACAATGGCGACTCTTCTTACACCCATGTTTGGCCA GACATGGAGTTCGGATGGAGGGTCGTGTTGGGTTCGACCATCGGGTTCCTTGGTGCTGCTCTGGGCAGTATTGGAGGTGTCGGCGGAGGTGGGATTTTTGTTCCCATGCTTACCTTGATCATTGGCTTCGACCCAAAGACATCTACAGCCATCTCCAAGT GTATGATCATGGGTGCTGCAGGATCCACAGTGTACTATAACTTGAGGCTCCGCCACCCGACACTGGAATTGCCAATCATTGATTATGACCTTGCTTTGCTGTTTCAGCCCATGCTCATGTTAGGCATCAGTATTGGAGTCGCTTTTAATGTCATTTTTCCTGATTGGATGGTCACTGTTCTCCTCATTATCCTCTTCCTAG GTACATCAACAAAGGCACTTTTCAAAGGTATAGAAACATGGAAAAAAGAATCCATATTGAAAAAG GAAGCTGCCAAGCTGCTCACTTCTCAATCAAATG agAGTCAAAAACTGGCATACAAACCCCTCCCAGGTGCTCCTGCTGCCAATGCGCAGGTCCTGTCATCTCCAGATGATGAG GTTCCAATCAAAGAAAACATCTACTGGAAAGAGTTTATGCTGCTGTTATTTGTGTGGGTGGCATTCCTTGCTGTGCAGATAATTAAG ACGTATGCCACAACCTGCTCCATAGAATACTGGGTTCTAAATGCTTTACAG GTGCCAATAGCTCTTTCCGTCACGCTTTGCGAAGCCATCAACCTCTGCAAAGGAAAGAGGACAATTGCCTCTAGGGGGAAGCAAGATATAAGATGGAAAATGCATCAGCTGCTCTTCTACTGTTGCTGTGGGGTATTAGCTGGGATAGTTGGAGGACTGCTTGGACTAGGAGGGGGGTTCATCCTGGGACCATTGTTTCTTGAAATGGGAGTTCCTCCTCAG GTTGCAAGTGCAACATCAACATTTGTGATGACATTTTCGTCATCAATGTCCGTCATACAATATTACCTTCTCGATCGCTTCCCCGTTCCATACG CTGCCTACTTTGTTTTTCTGGCAACTGTGGCCGCCTTCACCGGTCAGCACATTGTTAGAAGGTTGATTGTGCTCCTAGGCCGAGCATCGCTGATCATCTTCATTCTGGCTTTGACCATCTTTGTGAGCGCAATTAGTTTAG GTGGTGTTGGTATTGCACACATGGTAGAGAAGCTGGAAAGGAAGGAGCATATGGGTTTTGAAAACCTTTGCTACCACTCTAAATCGCTTCAATTCAAAGTCCTTTAA
- the LOC103702709 gene encoding guanine nucleotide-binding protein subunit beta, with protein MYVAELKERHMAATATVNGLRERLKQRRQALLDTDVAGYAKSHGKTAISFGSTDLVCCRTLQGHTGKVYSLDWTPERNRIVSASQDGRLIVWNALTSQKTHAIKLYCAWVMTCAFAPNSQSVACGGLDSACSIFNLNSQVDRDGNIPVSRILTGHKGYVSSCQYVPDQETRLLTSSGDRTCVLWDVTTGQRISVFGGEFPSGHTADVLSVSINSSNSNMFVSGSCDATARLWDTRIASRAVRTYHGHVGDVNAVKFFPDGQRFGTGSDDGTCRLFDMRTGHQLQVYGQQHDNNDNDVPIVTSIAFSISGRLLFAGYSNGDCYVWDTLVAEVVLNLGTLQNSHEGRISCLGLSSDGSALCTGSWDKNLKIWGFGGHRKVIHSLR; from the exons ATGTATGTTGCTGAGCTGAAGGAGCGGCACATGGCCGCGACGGCGACCGTGAACGGTCTGCGCGAGCGGTTGAAGCAGAGGCGGCAGGCGCTTCTCGACACCGATG TTGCTGGATATGCTAAGAGCCATGGGAAAACGGCGATTAGCTTTGGCTCCACGGATCTGGTTTGCTGTAGGACCCTGCAGGGTCATACGGGGAAA GTCTATTCGCTGGATTGGACTCCTGAAAGGAATCGGATAGTTAGTGCTTCTCAAGATGGGAGATTAATTGTGTGGAATGCCTTGACAAGCCAGAAAACGCATGCTATAAAGCTTTACTGTGCTTGGGTCATGACATGTGCCTTTGCCCCCAACAGTCAGTCTGTTGCATGTGGTGGCCTTGATAGTGCGTGCTCTATTTTCAATCTCAATTCTCAAGTTGATAGAGATGGAAATATACCAGTATCAAGAATACTTACTGGGCACAAGGGCTATGTATCATCTTGTCAGTATGTCCCAGATCAGGAGACTCGACTGCTTACCAGCTCAGGGGATCGGACATGTGTCTTATGGGATGTTACTACTGGTCAGAGGATCTCCGTCTTTGGAGGCGAATTTCCATCAGGACACACAGCTGATGTGTTGAG TGTCTCAATCaactcttcaaattcaaatatgtTTGTCTCTGGTTCATGCGATGCTACTGCTCGACTGTGGGATACTCGAATTGCTAGTCGAGCAGTCCGAACTTATCATGGTCATGTCGGGGATGTTAATGCTGTCAAATTCTTCCCTGATGGGCAAAGATTTGGGACTGGCTCTGATGATGGCACATGCCGATTATTTGACATGAGGACAGGACATCAACTTCAAGTTTATGGTCAGCAGCATGACAATAATGATAATGATGTTCCCATTGTCACATCCATTGCCTTCTCAATATCGGGTAGACTCCTTTTTGCTGGATACTCCAATGGTGATTGTTATGTGTGGGACACACTGGTAGCTGAG GTAGTCCTGAATTTGGGAACTCTGCAAAACTCTCATGAGGGCCGCATAAGCTGCCTAGGTTTGTCATCTGATGGGAGTGCCTTATGCACAGGAAGTTGGGACAAAAACCTAAAG ATTTGGGGCTTTGGAGGACACAGGAAGGTGATCCATTCTTTGCGTTGA
- the LOC120104077 gene encoding uncharacterized protein LOC120104077, whose translation MNPAEWWVHFGGSARNLKRIAIRILSQTVSSSGCERNWSTFALIHSKQRNRLTQKRLNDLVYVHYNLRLRLKCIQEEVELKYTDPIYGSFTADDDDPLLGWLVGQQQEPELDEPGSPPRPATFIATEAGVDPEQWAERNIPRTPRADQPQAQGSQTERARKGKQRIPMESVEEETWTSSDEGSGGDGSSSHGGSGGQYGTHETQTEGGLYFTGESQFMGATQDTDHGRPPDRDREDIIGYRRRAPRGRSGRQDTTADPRTYGYGFYYPQP comes from the exons ATGAATCCAG ctgaatggtgggtgcattttggcggatccgcgagaaatctaaagcggatagctatccggatcctctcccaaacagtctcctctagtggatgtgagcgcaattggtccaccttcgcccttatccacagcaaacaaagaaaccgtttgacgcaaaagcgcctcaacgaccttgtttatgtgcattacaatttgcggttgaggctaaagtgcatccaggaggaagtggagctcaagtatacAGATCCGATTTACGGGTCCTTCACCGCTGATGACGATGATCCACTACTCGGCTGGCTTGTaggccagcagcaggagcccgagcttgacgagccaggatcgcctccacgaccagctaccttcatagccaccgaagctggggtcgatccagagcaatgggctgagcgcaatattccacgcactcccagagctgatcagccgcaggcacaggggagccagacagagagggccaggaaaggaaaacaaagaatcccaatggagagtgtcgaggaagagacttggactagtagcgatgaaggttctggtggtgatggatcttctagccatggagggagcggaggacagtatggtactCATGAGACACAGACGGAGGGTGGTCTTTATTTCACCGGTGAGTCCCAATTTATGGGTGCTACACAGGATACGGACCACGGTCGACCACCTGATAGAGATCGTGAGGATATTATTGGATATAGAagacgggctcctcgaggtcgttcaggaagacaggatacgactgcagatccgaggacatacggatacggattctattatccacagccttag